A genomic region of Oryza glaberrima chromosome 1, OglaRS2, whole genome shotgun sequence contains the following coding sequences:
- the LOC127767523 gene encoding transcription factor bHLH123-like gives MADEWWSASQRSHGTSACSAAPSPLTADRVSCGWTSPAAAAAAESTSSITFQDPSRSSAAHHQPLSDAASSLGDPHMVDWTQAFLSGRSDASFQAVLQDDMAASTRPFRAQPTAADEAVMTNPFRDMGVGQGLLLDQASAPLHGLSFDAGEPAVAPATHSITTSFGDYQHSASYDAAAAVMQFSQTPRAPSLPAAAQMQFLSGSYQLPFGGAPPLPSQLLLQAMQPKPSCSSNANTLLAKSNSGSAQQICSSAGRKSVSDSPAAAKRPRIEAPSPLPTFKVRKEKLGDRITALQQLVSPFGKTDTASVLHEAIEYIKFLHEQVASLSSPYLKNGNPLQHFQQKGSESTKDAEQPKPDLRSRGLCLVPVASTYTVASETVPEFWHPTFGGTFR, from the exons atggccgacgaGTGGTGGAGTGCGTCTCAGAGGAGCCATGGCACGTCGGCGTGctccgcggcgccgtcgccgctcacAGCTGACAGGGTCTCCTGCGGCTGgacgtcccccgccgccgctgccgccgccgagtcGACGAGCTCCATAACGTTCCAGGACCCCAGCAGGAGTAGCGCCGCTCATCATCAGCCTCTGTCCGATGCCGCTTCCTCTCTTGGCGATCCCCACATGGTGGACTGGACACAGGCCTTCCT GAGCGGGAGAAGCGACGCTAGCTTTCAGGCCGTGCTCCAGGACGACATGGCGGCATCCACGAGACCGTTCCGAGCCCAGCCGACGGCGGCCGACGAGGCCGTGATGACCAATCCGTTCAGGGACATGGGCGTGGGCCAAGGCCTGCTCCTCGATCAGGCGTCGGCGCCGTTGCACGGCCTGTCGTTCGACGCCGGGGAGCCAGCagtggcgccggcgacgcaTAGCATCACGACGTCGTTCGGGGACTACCAGCACTCGGCAAGctacgacgccgcggcggcggtgatgcaGTTCTCGCAGACGCCGAGGGCGCCCTCGTTGCCGGCGGCTGCCCAGATGCAGTTCTTGTCCGGCAGCTACCAGCTGCCTTTCGgcggtgcgccgccgctgccgtcgcagCTTCTCTTGCAGGCCATGCAGCCCAAGCCTAGCTGCAGCTCTAACGCTAACACCCTCCTGGCGAAG TCAAATTCCGGGTCGGCTCAACAAATCTGCTCCTCGGCGGGCAGGAAGAGCGTCTCCgactcgccggcggcagcgaagAGGCCACGGATCgaggcgccgtcgccgttgccgacGTTCAAG GTGAGGAAAGAGAAGCTAGGGGACAGAATCACTGCGCTCCAGCAACTAGTCTCGCCTTTTGGAAAG ACTGATACCGCATCGGTTCTTCACGAGGCCATCGAATACATCAAGTTCCTTCACGAACAAGTTGCG TCTTTGAGCTCTCCGTACTTGAAGAATGGGAACCCATTGCAGCACTTCCAGCAGAAG GGTTCTGAGAGCACGAAGGACGCAGAGCAGCCGAAGCCGGATCTGCGCAGCCGAGGCCTGTGCCTTGTGCCGGTGGCAAGCACTTATACGGTGGCGAGCGAGACGGTGCCGGAGTTCTGGCACCCAACATTCGGAGGCACGTTTAGGTAG
- the LOC127753500 gene encoding NAD(P)H dehydrogenase (quinone) FQR1-like, producing the protein MAVKVYVVYYSMYGHVAKLAEEIKKGASSIEGVEAKIWQVPETLHEEVLGKMGAPPKPDVPTITPQELTEADGILFGFPTRFGMMAAQMKAFFDATGGLWSEQSLAGKPAGIFFSTGTQGGGQETTPLTAITQLTHHGMVFVPVGYTFGAKMFNMDEVQGGSPYGAGTFAADGSRWPTEMELEHAFHQGKYFAGIAKKLKGSA; encoded by the exons ATGGCGGTGAAGGTCTATGTCGT GTACTACTCTATGTATGGACATGTTGCTAAACTAGCTGAAGAGATCAAGAAGGGTGCTTCATCTATTGAAGGTGTTGAGGCTAAAATATGGCAG GTTCCTGAAACTCTCCATGAGGAAGTACTTGGAAAGATGGGCGCGCCTCCTAAGCCAGATGTGCCAACGATCACACCACAAGAACTTACTGAGGCTGATGGAATCCTGTTTGGGTTCCCTACAAGGTTTGGCATGATGGCTGCGCAGATGAAAGCATTCTTTGATGCAACCGGTGGCCTGTGGAGTGAGCAGAGCCTTGCAGGCAAACCCGCCGGCATCTTCTTCAGCACTGGTACCCAGGGCGGTGGTCAGGAGACTACACC GTTGACAGCAATAACTCAGTTGACTCACCACGGCATGGTGTTCGTCCCGGTCGGGTACACCTTCGGTGCCAAGATGTTTAACATGGACGAAGTTCAGGGGGGCAGCCCGTACGGCGCGGGCACCTTTGCCGCCGACGGCTCGAGGTGGCCGACGGAAATGGAGCTGGAGCACGCCTTCCACCAGGGGAAGTACTTCGCAGGCATCGCGAAGAAGCTCAAGGGGTCCGCTTGA